A window of Lysobacter sp. TY2-98 genomic DNA:
AGCGCCGCTTCCAGCGTCGCGGTTTTCACCAGCCCGCCCAGGGGACTATTCGGCTTGCCCAGCAGTGCTTGCCGGGCCAGGTTCTTCTGCATTTCAGAAAGGTTCGCGATGAGCTGGTCGCAGGCCTTGACCTGCTTGTCGAGCGCATCGCCACTGATGGTCTGCTGGTTCTGGAGCCGCTCGGACGCCTCGGCCACCGCCTGAAGCGTGCCTTGGTCGTTGTTCTGGGCGCGCTGCTCTTCGATTTTCCGCAGGTCCTGCTCGAGGCTCGGTGCGACTTCCTTGTAGTAGCGAACCGTGAGGTTGTACTTCTGGTTCTCGAGCATCTGAATCTGTGCGCAAATCTTCTTCTGGCTCGACACGATGTCGCTGGTGAAGTCCGGTGCCAAGGTCGTCGTCAAGCTGGACAGGCTGAAGCTGAAGCCGCCGGTTCCGCCGCACTTTTCCATGACGCCGGCGTCCAGTGGCACTTCGGCAAATGCCAGCTTATTGGAGAGTATCGGGTTGCGAACCTGACCCATGAACTTCGCGATCTGCTGCTGATAGTGGTCCCATGTCGCCTTCCAGCGCACCGCCTGCTCCCCGTAGGCGACGTAGTCCTGCATCTGCTGGGTCAGTGTGTTGATCTCGTTCATCAGGTGCGCGAGCAGCGACGGACCAGCTTCCGCGGTGACCAGCTGCGCCTCGGCGCGCTGGACGTGCGTTAGTCCTGCGAGACCAATCGCCGCCGACAGGACGGTAAAGCGCGCCGCGCGGGCGATATGTCCGTTCTTCCGTGAATGCATGACAGTTCTCCTAGGCGGTTGCCGCGGTCGAGCGGCGTGCGGGGGATGGGCTTGCGGTGGACGAGCCTGACTTGCCCGACCCCTTACGGCATTCGTAGAACGTCGAGAGCCACTGGTCCGGCGTCAGTCGGTCGATCGACACGCCGTGGCGGGCGGCTTCATGCGCGAGCACCTCGTGCATGACCTCGATGTTGTCGGTCGACGCGGAGATCACCGCGAGTGAGTCGTCCATTCCGCGCAGGTTGAGCTGGCAGACGCTGGCCGCATGGCCCTGCTTGACCAGGAAGCAGCGCGAACGCTCATCGAGGCTGACGACAACCTGGTACTCGGCTTCCGTCAGCTTGAGGCCGTCGATGTAATCCTCGCGGCTCGCATTGGGGTTCGGCAGCAGCACCATCGTCGCGGTCTGCTCGATGAGCGCGGCCGCGATGTCGCTGGCGAGCGCGTCTTCCGGGCTCTGCGTGGCGAAGATGCCGAGGCCGTTCTGCTTTCGGATCGTCTTCTGCTTGTTCTTGGCGAATTCCTTCAGACCGCCCTTACCGTCGAGGATCTTCCAGAACTCGTCCATCACGTAGATCAGCGGACGCCCGTCGATCAGCGATTCCAGCCGGTGCAGCAGATAGTTGATCACCGGCACGCGGACTTCGGGATTGTCGATGATGTCCGTGTAGTCGAAGCCGATGATCGGCGCCCTCTCGAGGTCGATCGTGTCCTCGGGATTGTCGAACACCCAGCCCAGCGAATTGCCCGCCGTCCACTTGCGCATGCGCGCAAAGAGGCCGTCGTCGCCCATGTTGGGCAGGCTCTTCTGGAAGTTGGTCATGGTGCGCAGCCGCACCGGTGTGTCGAGGATGTTCTCGACCGCGCGGAAGATGTCCTCTTCCTCACGCGAGGTGTAGAGCGTCTTGCCGGCGAGCACCTTCACCAGGTCCGCAAGGAATTGGACGTTCGCCTCGTTGCGCTCGCACTGGAACGGATTGAAGCCGGTCGGTCGGCCGTTCTCGAGCGCGAGGTAATTTCCACCGCAGGCGCGCACGAAGATTTCGGCGCCGCGGTCCTTGTCGAAGAAGAAGATGGTGGGCGACGGCTCGAGCTTCTGCACCTGGCTCAGCAGGAAGTTGATCAGCGCGGTCTTGCCGGTACCCGACTTGCCGATGACCATCGTATTGCCGATGGCCTTTTCGCCGAACGAGTTCTCGCCCGGATGCGTGGCGTGGAAGTTGAAGTAGTACGGCTGGCCGTTGGTCGTCTGCAGCGTGGTGACGCAGTCGCCCCAGGGATTGTTTTCCTTCTTGCCGGACGCGAAGTTGTGCAGTGGCGCGAGCCCGAGGAAGTTCAGCGAACTGACGTTCGCGATGCGCGTGCGGTATTTCCAGTTCGCCGGCAACTGCGAATAGAACGATGCGACGACCGCAAGGTCTTCCTTCGCCGACACGAAACCGGCGTTCGACAGCTCCGCACGGCCGGTCGCGATGTTCTGCGACAGCTTTTCCTGCGAGTCGGCGTAGAGCGCCATGGTGAAGTGGTACTCGCCGAGCACGAAGTTGCCCGAAGCGAGCTGGTCCATCGCCTGGTCGAGCTCGATGATCTGACTGACCGCCTTGTCGCCGGACGAGATCATCATTCCCTTGGTGCGGTCGAGCACCTTGAGCGCATCCTGCCGACCCATCGGGCTGAAGGAATGCGTGATGACGTATTCGAAGTCGAGGTACTTCAGGCGATTGAGGATGCCCGGATAGGTCGCGTCGGTGAATTCTTTGATGTTGAGCAGCGCGCCGAAGTGATTGGTGCCGGTCGGCGTGGTGATGACGAAGTCGCCCGTCTTGCCGGAGAACATGTGCCGGCTGACCGGCAGGTAGGTGCTGACGGGCGCGTCGAGGACCGGCACCGGCTCGTCGATGCGGTTGAGCAGATAGCCAAAGAATTCGAGCGTCTCGGAGAACACCACGCCGTTCTCGGCCTCGTACATGCCGAGGCGGTACGGCGCGTAGTCCT
This region includes:
- a CDS encoding VirB4 family type IV secretion/conjugal transfer ATPase, with amino-acid sequence MTTFTPDTSISEFLPLSTHVSPTVVKTTGGDFLMTWHLEGLPFVGREEWELEHRHNTFNRMLQTLRAPDFVNVAFWVHDVRRRRRIKHRSRFRQRFNQEMSDAYFESLSSQKIMANELYLTMIYRPVVTGKKFVEKSADVGQLQAQQDEAIAKLLELAGNLEAVLKDYAPYRLGMYEAENGVVFSETLEFFGYLLNRIDEPVPVLDAPVSTYLPVSRHMFSGKTGDFVITTPTGTNHFGALLNIKEFTDATYPGILNRLKYLDFEYVITHSFSPMGRQDALKVLDRTKGMMISSGDKAVSQIIELDQAMDQLASGNFVLGEYHFTMALYADSQEKLSQNIATGRAELSNAGFVSAKEDLAVVASFYSQLPANWKYRTRIANVSSLNFLGLAPLHNFASGKKENNPWGDCVTTLQTTNGQPYYFNFHATHPGENSFGEKAIGNTMVIGKSGTGKTALINFLLSQVQKLEPSPTIFFFDKDRGAEIFVRACGGNYLALENGRPTGFNPFQCERNEANVQFLADLVKVLAGKTLYTSREEEDIFRAVENILDTPVRLRTMTNFQKSLPNMGDDGLFARMRKWTAGNSLGWVFDNPEDTIDLERAPIIGFDYTDIIDNPEVRVPVINYLLHRLESLIDGRPLIYVMDEFWKILDGKGGLKEFAKNKQKTIRKQNGLGIFATQSPEDALASDIAAALIEQTATMVLLPNPNASREDYIDGLKLTEAEYQVVVSLDERSRCFLVKQGHAASVCQLNLRGMDDSLAVISASTDNIEVMHEVLAHEAARHGVSIDRLTPDQWLSTFYECRKGSGKSGSSTASPSPARRSTAATA